From Salipiger profundus, a single genomic window includes:
- a CDS encoding ferredoxin--NADP reductase, producing MTEMSPVTDTQATQADAPKKMVLPDAQTVTEVKHWTDRLFSFRVTRPASLRFRSGEFVMIGLMGDPNPDTGKQKPLLRAYSIASPSWDEELEFYSIKVQDGPLTSKLQHIQPGDQIILRPKPVGTLVHDALLPGKRIWFFSTGTGFAPFASLLREPQTYEDYDEIIITHTCREAGELQYGADLIESLKTDELLNEVIGEGFWKKIKYYPTTTREESAKMGRITDLMRSGEAFEDLGVAPINPETDRAMICGNLAFNLELKEMLEGYGLEEGANSDPKQYVVEKAFLD from the coding sequence ATGACCGAGATGAGCCCCGTGACCGACACCCAAGCGACCCAAGCCGACGCGCCCAAGAAGATGGTGCTGCCCGACGCCCAGACCGTGACCGAGGTCAAGCACTGGACCGACCGCCTGTTCTCGTTCCGCGTGACCCGGCCCGCGAGCCTGCGCTTCCGCTCGGGCGAGTTCGTGATGATCGGCCTGATGGGCGATCCGAACCCCGACACCGGCAAGCAGAAGCCGCTGCTGCGCGCCTACTCCATCGCTTCGCCCTCCTGGGACGAGGAGCTCGAGTTCTACTCGATCAAGGTGCAGGACGGCCCGCTGACCTCGAAGCTGCAGCACATCCAGCCCGGCGACCAGATCATCCTGCGGCCCAAGCCCGTCGGCACGCTGGTGCATGACGCGCTTCTGCCCGGCAAACGGATCTGGTTCTTCTCCACCGGCACCGGTTTCGCGCCCTTCGCCTCGCTGCTGCGCGAGCCGCAGACTTACGAGGATTACGACGAGATCATCATCACCCACACCTGCCGCGAAGCCGGCGAGCTGCAGTATGGCGCCGATCTGATCGAGAGCCTCAAGACCGACGAGCTGCTCAACGAGGTGATCGGCGAGGGCTTCTGGAAGAAGATCAAGTACTACCCCACCACCACGCGCGAAGAGAGCGCGAAGATGGGGCGGATCACCGACCTGATGCGCTCGGGCGAGGCCTTCGAGGATCTCGGCGTCGCGCCGATCAACCCCGAGACCGACCGCGCGATGATCTGCGGCAACCTCGCCTTCAACCTCGAGCTCAAGGAAATGCTCGAAGGCTACGGGCTCGAGGAAGGTGCGAACTCGGATCCCAAGCAATACGTGGTCGAGAAAGCCTTTCTCGACTGA
- a CDS encoding HAD family hydrolase, whose translation MRTVVFDLDGTLADTSGDLIAAANWCFAEMGASVRLDPEADAATAFRGARAMLRLGLGRMGQADEETVERWYPQLLTAYGEAIDVHTVLYPGAVEAVEALREAGSTVSICTNKPEALAETLLCRLGVRDLFGALVGADTLPVRKPDPAPYTEAVARVGGAVGRSLLVGDTDTDRKTAAAVGAPCILVSFGPDGEAVRDLAPEGVIGHFRELGSEVDRLLG comes from the coding sequence ATGCGCACGGTGGTTTTCGATCTGGACGGAACGCTCGCGGACACGAGCGGCGACCTGATCGCCGCGGCGAACTGGTGTTTCGCGGAAATGGGCGCCTCCGTCCGGCTCGATCCCGAGGCCGACGCCGCGACGGCGTTCCGCGGCGCGCGGGCGATGCTGCGGCTGGGCCTGGGGCGTATGGGTCAGGCGGACGAGGAGACGGTCGAACGTTGGTATCCGCAGCTGCTGACTGCCTACGGCGAGGCCATCGACGTTCACACGGTGCTCTATCCGGGCGCGGTGGAGGCGGTCGAGGCGCTGCGCGAGGCCGGCAGCACCGTGTCGATCTGCACCAACAAACCCGAAGCGCTGGCCGAGACGCTGCTGTGCCGTCTGGGGGTGCGCGATCTGTTCGGCGCGCTCGTCGGGGCCGACACGCTGCCGGTGCGCAAGCCTGATCCCGCGCCCTACACCGAAGCGGTCGCCCGCGTCGGCGGGGCCGTGGGCCGCAGCCTGCTCGTCGGCGACACCGACACGGACCGCAAGACCGCAGCCGCCGTGGGCGCGCCCTGCATCCTCGTCAGCTTCGGCCCCGACGGCGAGGCCGTTCGTGACCTCGCGCCGGAAGGCGTCATCGGTCACTTCCGCGAGCTCGGGTCCGAGGTCGACCGGCTGCTCGGTTGA
- a CDS encoding molybdopterin-binding protein, which yields MKFGPVPLKDAVGGVLAHSLQLPSGRLRKGLIIAPEHLDQLAAAELDEIVVARLEPGDLAEDAAAERLARALLPEPEAAGLRIGRAATGRVNLHATGTGVLEVDAARIDAVNAIHPMITVATLRPYQAVAARSMAATIKIISYAVPGEALDAACAEAGGALRLRPVRARTATLIETTIGKPPSPKGHRAMRGRLQRMGVELGDPVVVPHETAPLAAAIGNATSDVVLVLTGSATSDLHDTAPEALRAAGGHVTHFGMPVDPGNLLFFGALGARPVIGLPGCARSPALNGADWVLERILCGVEVTPGDIMGMGVGGLLKEPPSRPRPREG from the coding sequence ATGAAGTTCGGCCCCGTTCCGCTGAAGGATGCGGTCGGCGGGGTGCTGGCGCATTCGCTGCAACTGCCCTCCGGGCGGCTGCGCAAGGGGTTGATCATCGCGCCCGAACATCTCGACCAGCTCGCCGCGGCAGAGCTCGACGAGATCGTCGTCGCCCGGCTCGAGCCCGGCGACTTGGCCGAGGACGCCGCTGCCGAACGTCTGGCCCGCGCGCTGCTCCCCGAGCCCGAGGCCGCGGGCCTGCGCATTGGCCGGGCGGCCACCGGACGGGTGAACCTGCACGCCACCGGCACCGGCGTGCTCGAGGTCGACGCGGCCCGCATCGACGCGGTGAACGCCATCCACCCGATGATCACCGTGGCCACGCTGCGCCCCTACCAGGCGGTCGCGGCGCGCAGCATGGCGGCGACGATCAAGATCATCTCCTACGCGGTGCCGGGCGAGGCGCTCGATGCCGCCTGCGCCGAGGCCGGCGGCGCGCTGCGCCTGCGCCCCGTGCGGGCCCGCACCGCCACCCTCATCGAGACCACCATCGGCAAGCCGCCGTCGCCCAAGGGCCACCGGGCGATGCGGGGGCGGTTGCAGCGCATGGGGGTCGAGCTCGGTGATCCGGTTGTCGTCCCGCACGAGACCGCGCCGCTCGCCGCCGCGATCGGCAATGCCACCTCCGACGTGGTGCTGGTGCTCACCGGCTCGGCCACCTCCGACCTGCACGACACCGCCCCCGAGGCGCTGCGTGCGGCGGGCGGCCACGTCACCCATTTCGGCATGCCGGTCGATCCCGGCAACCTGCTGTTCTTCGGTGCGCTGGGGGCGCGGCCGGTCATCGGCCTGCCGGGCTGCGCGCGCTCGCCGGCGCTCAACGGCGCCGACTGGGTCCTCGAGCGGATTCTCTGCGGGGTCGAGGTCACGCCGGGCGACATCATGGGCATGGGCGTGGGCGGCCTCCTGAAAGAGCCTCCCTCGCGCCCGCGCCCCCGCGAGGGCTGA
- the glmS gene encoding glutamine--fructose-6-phosphate transaminase (isomerizing): protein MCGIVGVLGTHEAAPILVEALKRLEYRGYDSAGIATVNGAGKLDRRRAVGKLVNLSDRLVHDPLAGKAGIGHTRWATHGAPNEKNAHPHRSGPVAVVHNGIIENFRELRNELAAEGHAPETDTDTETVAMLARHHLDSGMTPVQAARATLARLEGAFALAFLFEGEEDLMIVARKGSPLAIGHGDAEMYVGSDAIALAPFTDRITYLEEGDWAVITRAGAEIFDEADAPVSREMRRIRMDAARVDKAGYKHFMAKEIAEQPTVLADALTAYLAGDDINIPTESLDFTKIDRLTMVACGTAYYACLTAKYWFEKLARLPVEVDIASEFRYREPPILPGTVSLFVSQSGETADTLAALRYCRGKADRIVSVVNVETSSIARESDLALPIHAGVEIGVASTKAFTCQLNVLLLLAIKAAKVRGTMSADEVASLLDQLRGLPGHFNAALDRDQTIEKAAIRISEARDVLFLGRGMMYPLAYEGALKLKEISYIHAEAYASGELKHGPIALIDKTVPVIVMAPHDALFDKTVSNMQEVMARGGKVCLITDPAGAAEAGEDVWQMITMPAVDDRLAPLLYALPAQMLAYHAAVAKGTDVDQPRNLAKSVTVE, encoded by the coding sequence ATGTGTGGAATTGTCGGCGTTCTGGGCACGCATGAAGCGGCGCCCATCCTCGTGGAGGCGCTGAAGCGTCTCGAATACCGCGGCTACGACAGCGCGGGCATCGCCACCGTCAACGGCGCGGGCAAGCTCGACCGGCGGCGCGCGGTGGGCAAGCTCGTCAACCTGTCCGACCGGCTGGTGCACGATCCGCTGGCCGGAAAGGCCGGCATCGGCCACACCCGCTGGGCCACCCACGGGGCGCCCAACGAGAAGAACGCGCACCCGCACCGCTCCGGTCCCGTCGCCGTGGTGCACAACGGAATCATCGAGAACTTCCGCGAGCTGCGCAACGAGCTGGCCGCCGAGGGCCACGCGCCCGAGACCGACACCGACACCGAGACCGTCGCCATGCTCGCGCGGCATCATCTCGACAGCGGCATGACCCCGGTGCAGGCCGCCCGAGCCACGCTCGCCCGCCTCGAGGGCGCCTTTGCCCTGGCGTTTCTTTTCGAAGGCGAAGAGGACCTGATGATCGTCGCGCGCAAGGGCTCGCCGCTGGCGATCGGCCATGGCGACGCCGAGATGTATGTGGGCTCCGACGCCATCGCGCTCGCGCCGTTCACCGACCGCATCACCTATCTCGAAGAGGGCGACTGGGCCGTCATCACCCGCGCCGGCGCCGAGATCTTCGACGAGGCCGATGCTCCGGTCAGCCGCGAGATGCGTCGCATCCGCATGGACGCCGCCCGGGTCGACAAGGCAGGCTACAAGCACTTCATGGCCAAGGAGATCGCCGAACAGCCGACGGTTCTTGCCGATGCGCTCACCGCCTACCTTGCCGGGGATGACATCAACATCCCGACGGAAAGCCTTGATTTCACGAAGATAGATCGGCTCACCATGGTCGCCTGCGGGACCGCGTATTACGCCTGTCTCACGGCGAAATACTGGTTCGAGAAGCTGGCGCGCCTGCCGGTCGAGGTCGATATCGCCTCGGAATTCCGCTACCGCGAGCCGCCGATCCTGCCGGGCACCGTGTCCCTGTTCGTCAGCCAGTCGGGTGAGACCGCCGACACGCTGGCGGCGCTGCGCTACTGCCGGGGCAAGGCCGACCGGATCGTGTCGGTCGTCAACGTCGAGACCAGCAGCATCGCCCGCGAGAGTGACCTCGCACTGCCCATTCACGCCGGTGTCGAGATCGGCGTCGCCTCGACCAAGGCCTTCACCTGCCAGCTCAACGTGCTGCTGCTGCTGGCCATCAAGGCGGCAAAGGTGCGCGGCACCATGAGCGCGGACGAGGTCGCCTCGCTGCTCGACCAGCTGCGCGGGCTGCCCGGGCATTTCAACGCCGCGCTCGACCGCGACCAGACCATCGAGAAGGCCGCGATCCGCATTTCCGAGGCGCGCGACGTGCTCTTCCTGGGGCGCGGCATGATGTATCCCCTCGCTTACGAGGGTGCTCTGAAACTTAAGGAAATCAGCTACATACACGCCGAGGCTTATGCGTCCGGCGAGCTGAAGCATGGCCCCATTGCGCTGATCGACAAGACCGTGCCGGTGATCGTCATGGCACCGCATGACGCGCTGTTCGACAAGACCGTGTCGAACATGCAGGAGGTCATGGCGCGCGGCGGCAAGGTCTGTCTCATCACCGACCCGGCGGGCGCCGCCGAGGCGGGCGAAGATGTCTGGCAGATGATCACCATGCCCGCCGTCGACGACCGGCTCGCGCCGCTGCTCTACGCGCTGCCGGCACAGATGCTCGCCTACCACGCCGCCGTCGCCAAGGGCACCGACGTAGACCAGCCGCGCAACCTCGCGAAATCGGTCACCGTGGAGTAA
- a CDS encoding DegT/DnrJ/EryC1/StrS family aminotransferase, whose protein sequence is MTERFQGSFTQQEPIPGEGIAAALEVLRHGRLHRYNVAAGELSETALLEQEFAQATGARYALAVASGGYALGCALRAVGVGPGDKVLTNAFTLAPVPGAIASVGATPVFVGVTERLVIDLDDLGERIADSGARVLMLSHMRGHICDMDRLMSLCDAAGVTVIEDCAHTMGAAWNAVPSGRHGAVGCYSTQTYKHMNSGEGGFLVTDDEEIAARAVILSGSYMLYERHLAAPGPEVFERVKYHTPNVSGRMDNLRAAILRPQLRALDAQVDRWNGLYRTLEAGLRDCPGLTLVDRDPRERFVGSSFQALMLDWPASALEALLARCAARGVELKWFGAPEPVAFTSRYDSWRYAPCAPMAATDRILAGLVDLRLPLTFSHDDCAQIARIIRAEVSAVHQQGG, encoded by the coding sequence ATGACCGAGCGTTTCCAAGGCAGTTTCACCCAGCAGGAACCGATCCCCGGCGAGGGGATCGCCGCCGCCCTCGAGGTGCTGCGGCACGGGCGCCTGCACCGCTACAACGTGGCTGCGGGCGAACTCTCCGAGACCGCACTGCTCGAGCAGGAGTTCGCGCAGGCCACCGGCGCCCGCTATGCGCTGGCGGTGGCCTCGGGCGGCTACGCGCTCGGCTGCGCGCTGCGCGCCGTGGGCGTCGGGCCCGGAGACAAGGTCCTGACAAACGCCTTCACGCTGGCGCCGGTGCCGGGGGCCATCGCCTCGGTCGGGGCGACGCCGGTATTCGTGGGCGTGACCGAACGGCTGGTGATCGACCTCGACGACCTCGGGGAGCGTATCGCCGACAGTGGCGCGCGGGTGCTGATGCTCAGCCACATGCGCGGCCACATTTGCGACATGGACCGGTTGATGTCGCTCTGCGATGCCGCCGGCGTCACGGTGATCGAGGATTGCGCCCACACGATGGGGGCGGCGTGGAACGCCGTGCCCTCGGGCCGTCACGGCGCGGTCGGCTGCTATTCGACGCAGACCTACAAGCACATGAACTCGGGCGAGGGCGGCTTCCTCGTCACCGATGACGAGGAGATCGCCGCGCGGGCCGTGATCCTGTCGGGCTCCTACATGCTTTACGAGCGCCATCTCGCGGCGCCGGGGCCCGAGGTCTTCGAGCGGGTGAAATATCACACGCCGAACGTCTCTGGCCGCATGGACAACCTGCGCGCCGCGATCCTGCGCCCCCAGCTGCGCGCGCTCGACGCTCAGGTCGACCGGTGGAACGGGCTCTACCGGACGCTCGAGGCGGGCCTGCGCGACTGTCCCGGGCTCACGCTGGTCGACCGTGACCCGCGCGAGCGCTTTGTCGGCTCCTCCTTCCAGGCGCTGATGCTCGACTGGCCGGCGTCGGCGCTCGAGGCGCTGCTGGCGCGCTGTGCCGCGCGCGGGGTCGAGCTGAAATGGTTCGGCGCGCCCGAGCCGGTGGCCTTCACCTCGCGCTACGACTCCTGGCGCTATGCCCCGTGCGCGCCTATGGCCGCTACAGACCGCATCCTCGCGGGGCTGGTCGATCTGCGTCTGCCGCTTACCTTCTCGCACGACGATTGCGCGCAGATCGCCCGGATCATCCGCGCCGAGGTTTCGGCGGTGCATCAGCAGGGCGGCTGA
- the glmU gene encoding bifunctional UDP-N-acetylglucosamine diphosphorylase/glucosamine-1-phosphate N-acetyltransferase GlmU → MSIALIILAAGKGTRMESDLPKVLHRIAHAPMLWHAMRAGQTLDPARTIVVAGHEAEQVAASARDYDPETHVVIQREQLGTAHAVAQAGPELEGFDGDAIVLYGDTPFISQDTLESMARARAHHDVVVLGFEAADPGRYGRLVTEGDALLRIVEYKDATDEERAITLCNSGVVAADAQTLMALIEAVENDNAAGEYYLPDIVEIARARGLSAGVVPCAETETLGVNSRAELAGAEAAFQQSARMRLMADGVTLQAPETVYTAWDTTIGRDTEIEPNVIFGPGVTIESGARIRAFSHLEGCHVSRGAAVGPFARLRPGAELAEDTHVGNFVEIKNAYLGEGAKANHLSYLGDAEIGEGTNIGAGTITCNYDGVFKHRTTIGRGAFIGSNTMLVAPVTLGDGSMTGSGSVITEDVAPGALALGRARQVEKAGFATRLFDVLRAKKAKQTKG, encoded by the coding sequence ATGAGCATCGCCCTGATCATCCTTGCTGCGGGAAAGGGCACCCGCATGGAGTCAGATCTCCCCAAGGTCCTTCACCGCATCGCGCACGCGCCGATGCTCTGGCACGCCATGCGCGCCGGCCAGACACTCGACCCCGCGCGGACCATCGTGGTCGCCGGACACGAGGCAGAGCAGGTCGCGGCCTCGGCGCGCGACTACGATCCCGAAACGCACGTGGTGATCCAGCGCGAGCAGCTCGGCACCGCCCACGCTGTGGCGCAGGCTGGCCCGGAACTCGAGGGCTTCGACGGCGATGCCATCGTGCTCTACGGCGACACCCCCTTCATCAGCCAGGACACGCTCGAGTCCATGGCCCGCGCGCGGGCCCACCACGACGTCGTGGTGCTGGGCTTCGAGGCCGCCGACCCGGGCCGCTACGGTCGGCTCGTGACCGAGGGAGACGCGCTTCTGCGCATCGTCGAATACAAGGACGCGACGGATGAAGAGCGCGCCATAACGCTTTGCAATTCGGGCGTTGTCGCGGCTGACGCACAGACGCTCATGGCGCTGATCGAAGCGGTGGAGAACGACAACGCGGCGGGCGAATACTACCTGCCCGACATCGTCGAGATCGCCCGCGCGCGCGGGCTTTCGGCGGGGGTCGTGCCCTGCGCCGAGACCGAGACGCTTGGCGTCAACTCGCGCGCCGAGCTTGCCGGAGCCGAGGCCGCCTTCCAGCAGTCGGCCCGCATGCGGCTGATGGCCGACGGGGTCACGCTGCAGGCCCCCGAGACCGTCTACACCGCCTGGGACACCACCATCGGGCGCGACACCGAGATCGAGCCGAACGTCATCTTCGGCCCCGGCGTCACCATCGAGAGCGGCGCCCGCATCCGGGCCTTCAGCCATCTCGAGGGGTGCCACGTCAGCCGCGGCGCGGCAGTCGGGCCCTTCGCCCGGCTGCGCCCGGGCGCCGAGCTGGCCGAGGACACCCATGTCGGCAACTTCGTCGAGATCAAGAACGCTTATCTCGGCGAGGGCGCCAAGGCCAACCACCTGAGCTATCTCGGCGATGCCGAGATCGGCGAAGGCACCAACATCGGGGCCGGCACGATCACCTGCAACTACGACGGCGTGTTCAAGCATCGCACCACCATCGGTCGCGGCGCCTTCATCGGCTCGAACACCATGCTGGTCGCGCCGGTCACGCTGGGCGACGGCTCGATGACCGGCTCGGGCTCGGTCATCACCGAGGATGTGGCCCCCGGTGCGCTGGCGCTGGGACGCGCGAGGCAGGTCGAGAAAGCCGGTTTCGCAACCCGGCTCTTCGACGTGCTGCGTGCCAAAAAAGCAAAACAGACCAAGGGGTAA
- the infC gene encoding translation initiation factor IF-3 → MRIWRLKQGRCKFILHAQSIHGIRTDTIARRPHNAPPTRDTGPRVNDRIRAPEIRLIGAEGENLGVQTPRRAMELAEQAGLDLVEISPNANPPVCKIMDFGKFKYEQQKRESEAKKKQKIIEVKEVKFRPGTDTHDYDVKMRNVLKFLEKGDKVKITLRFRGREMAHQNLGRELLERVAEDVKELGKVENMPKMEGRQMIMMIGPVAK, encoded by the coding sequence GTGCGGATTTGGCGCTTGAAACAGGGCCGTTGCAAGTTTATTTTGCACGCTCAAAGCATTCACGGAATAAGGACCGATACCATAGCCCGCAGACCTCACAACGCGCCTCCCACGCGCGACACCGGCCCCCGAGTCAACGACCGTATCCGGGCCCCGGAAATTCGTCTGATCGGCGCCGAAGGCGAGAACCTCGGCGTCCAAACGCCCCGGCGTGCCATGGAGCTTGCCGAGCAGGCGGGGCTCGATCTCGTCGAGATCTCGCCCAACGCGAACCCGCCTGTCTGCAAGATCATGGATTTCGGCAAGTTCAAGTACGAGCAGCAGAAGCGCGAGTCCGAGGCGAAGAAGAAGCAGAAGATCATCGAGGTCAAAGAGGTCAAGTTCCGTCCCGGCACGGACACGCATGACTACGATGTGAAGATGCGCAACGTGCTGAAGTTTCTCGAAAAGGGCGACAAGGTGAAGATCACCCTGCGCTTCCGCGGCCGCGAGATGGCGCACCAGAACCTCGGGCGCGAGCTGCTCGAGCGCGTCGCCGAAGACGTGAAGGAACTGGGCAAGGTCGAGAACATGCCCAAGATGGAAGGCCGCCAGATGATCATGATGATCGGCCCCGTCGCCAAGTAA
- a CDS encoding XdhC family protein — protein MTNVDSIPETALAWHREGRGAVLATVVETWGSAPRRVGAQLVISGDAEIEGSVSGGCVEGAVIVEALEALDAGAARLLEFGVSDDDAFAVGLACGGRIRVMVEPVGKVLPEDMLAALCEARAARRPVAYVVDTEGGARRLDETGHETRFRMDRSGFEEDGRTFVAIHNPPLRLIVVGAVHIAQALVPMARIAGYDPVIVDPRETFGAEARFPGETVSNDWPDEAVQKLGLDTRTALVLLTHDPKIDDPALELALRAPCFYIGALGSPRTHAKRVARMQEAGFLQAEIDRIHGPIGLDIGAAGPSEIAVSILAEITRVLRKGA, from the coding sequence ATGACCAACGTCGACAGCATTCCGGAAACCGCGCTTGCATGGCACCGCGAAGGGCGCGGTGCCGTGCTCGCCACGGTGGTCGAGACATGGGGCTCGGCGCCCCGCCGCGTGGGCGCGCAGCTGGTGATTTCGGGCGACGCCGAGATCGAAGGCTCGGTGTCCGGCGGTTGCGTCGAGGGCGCGGTGATCGTCGAGGCGCTCGAAGCGCTGGACGCGGGCGCCGCGCGGTTGCTCGAGTTCGGCGTCTCCGACGACGATGCCTTCGCGGTGGGCCTCGCCTGCGGCGGCAGGATCCGCGTGATGGTCGAGCCGGTCGGCAAGGTCCTCCCCGAGGACATGCTCGCGGCGCTCTGCGAGGCCCGTGCCGCACGGCGCCCCGTGGCCTATGTCGTCGACACCGAGGGCGGCGCGCGCCGCCTCGACGAGACCGGCCACGAGACCCGGTTCCGCATGGATCGCTCCGGCTTCGAGGAAGACGGCCGCACCTTCGTCGCAATCCACAATCCGCCGCTGCGCCTGATTGTCGTGGGCGCGGTGCACATCGCCCAGGCGCTGGTGCCGATGGCCCGGATCGCCGGCTACGACCCGGTGATCGTCGACCCGCGCGAGACCTTCGGAGCCGAGGCCCGCTTCCCCGGCGAGACGGTCTCGAACGACTGGCCCGACGAGGCGGTGCAGAAGCTCGGCCTCGACACCCGCACCGCGCTGGTGCTGCTGACCCATGATCCCAAGATCGACGACCCGGCGCTCGAGCTTGCCCTGCGCGCGCCCTGTTTCTACATCGGCGCACTTGGCTCCCCCCGTACCCACGCCAAGCGGGTCGCGCGGATGCAGGAGGCCGGCTTCCTGCAGGCCGAGATCGACCGCATCCACGGTCCGATCGGGCTCGATATCGGCGCCGCCGGCCCCTCCGAGATTGCCGTCTCGATCCTCGCCGAGATTACGCGGGTGCTGAGGAAGGGCGCATGA
- a CDS encoding phosphoadenylyl-sulfate reductase: MTFQLSANTAAGGSPARSAAELADLRARVDALNTRYRHHGAVSVLEGALRDPEAGNIALVSSFGAESVALLHLVAMIDRKTPVLFIDTRLLFAETLAYQQDVAERLHLENVRVIRTDEAVLNAQDPDDDLRQRSTDACCALRKTLPLEQALDGYDGWITGRKRFQSSTRAALEFFELEDETGRIKVNPLAHWAPEDVRAYMDENRLPRHPLVSRGYPSIGCAPCTSPVKPGEDPRAGRWRGEQKEECGIHFVNGRMVRQGPST, translated from the coding sequence ATGACCTTTCAACTTTCCGCAAATACGGCCGCTGGCGGAAGCCCGGCGCGCAGCGCTGCGGAGCTTGCGGACCTGCGCGCCCGCGTCGATGCGCTGAACACACGCTACCGTCACCACGGGGCCGTGTCGGTGCTCGAGGGCGCGCTGCGCGACCCCGAGGCCGGCAACATCGCGCTGGTCTCGTCCTTCGGGGCCGAGTCGGTGGCGCTGCTGCACCTCGTGGCGATGATCGACCGCAAGACTCCGGTGCTGTTCATCGACACGCGTCTGCTCTTCGCCGAGACGCTGGCCTACCAGCAGGACGTGGCCGAGCGGCTGCACCTCGAGAACGTGCGGGTGATCCGCACCGACGAGGCGGTGCTGAACGCCCAGGACCCGGACGACGACCTGCGCCAGCGCAGCACCGACGCCTGCTGCGCGCTGCGCAAGACGCTGCCGCTCGAGCAGGCGCTCGACGGCTACGACGGCTGGATCACCGGCCGCAAGCGCTTCCAGTCGTCGACCCGTGCCGCGCTCGAGTTCTTCGAGCTCGAGGACGAGACCGGCCGGATCAAGGTGAACCCGCTCGCGCACTGGGCCCCCGAGGACGTGCGCGCCTACATGGACGAGAACCGCCTGCCCCGGCATCCGCTGGTGTCCAGGGGCTACCCGTCCATCGGCTGCGCGCCGTGCACCTCGCCGGTGAAGCCGGGCGAAGATCCCCGCGCCGGTCGCTGGCGCGGCGAACAGAAAGAGGAATGCGGCATCCATTTCGTCAATGGCCGCATGGTGAGACAAGGACCGAGCACATGA
- a CDS encoding DUF934 domain-containing protein, whose protein sequence is MSILVTDKGFTADDWTQGYESASALDLASDTDPAALEIAPQVEMVRIDFPSFSDGRGFTLARLLRLRGYRGRLRAKGHVIADQYAMARRAGFDEVEISDELAARQPEEDWLFRANWQQHDYQSRLRG, encoded by the coding sequence ATGAGCATCCTCGTGACCGACAAGGGCTTCACGGCCGACGACTGGACGCAGGGCTACGAGAGCGCGAGCGCGCTCGACCTGGCCTCCGACACCGATCCCGCCGCGCTGGAGATAGCGCCGCAGGTCGAGATGGTCCGGATCGACTTCCCGAGCTTCTCCGACGGGCGCGGCTTCACGCTGGCGCGGCTGCTGCGCCTGCGCGGCTACCGCGGCCGGCTGCGTGCCAAGGGCCACGTGATCGCCGACCAGTATGCGATGGCGCGGCGCGCGGGCTTCGACGAGGTCGAGATTTCCGACGAGCTTGCCGCCCGGCAGCCCGAGGAAGACTGGCTGTTCCGCGCGAATTGGCAGCAGCACGACTACCAGAGCCGCCTGCGCGGTTGA